The genomic stretch agagacagaaaataaaacatgcccGTTTCTTAAGGCCCAGGCCCAGAAACTGAGCCACTCTCACCTTTGCCACACTCTAGCAGTCAAGCATTCACAGAACACTTATTAAAGGATAGAGGATATAGACTTTGCTTCTTGAGGAGTATGTAAGAATTTCGGGAGCATGTTATAAAACTGTCACAATATATATCTGATAGACACCTTCAAGCATAAACCCTTCTACCAGCATTGGAAAACATCTTTGGgagtaaaataatgaaaaggaaggAGTAAGGGAAAAGGCAGAAAAGGTACATGAGAGCTATCACCCATCTTCTACCCTTCTTCTTCAAAGTTTCCTGGTTTCTAATCtagcaacctcagatattcagatgacaccaccctaatggcagaaagcaaagaggaactgaagagcctcttgatgaaaggaaaagacaagagtgaaaaagctggcttaaaactcaacattcaaaaaatgaaagtcacggtatctggtcccatcacttcatggcaaatagatgggaaaacaatggaaagagttagagactttattttcttgggttctaaaatcactgcagatggtgactgcagccataaaattaaaacatgcttgcttgttggaagaaaagctatgagcaacctagacagcattttaaaaagcagagacattactttgccgacaaaggtccgtctagtcaaagttatggtttttccagtagtcatgtatgtatgtgagagttggactataaagaaagctgagccctgaagaattgatgctttcgaactgtggtgttggagaagactcttgagagtcccttgcaatgcaaggagatccaaccagtccatcctaaaggaaatcagtcctgggtgttcattggaaggactgatgctgaagctccaatactttggccatctgatgcaaagaactgactcattggaaaagaccctgatgctgggaaagattgaaggtgggaggagaaggggatgacagagggtgagatggttggatggcatcacggacttgatggacatgagtttgagcaagctgctggagttggtgctggacagggaggcctggggtgttgcagtccatggggcctcaaagagtcagacacgactgagtgattgaactgaactgaactgaatctagcaACAGAACAAAAGAAGAGACTGATATTTGTGTGGCCCACTTGGAAGTTAGAGACATTAAAAGAACTTTGGACTTGAGTCAGAGAGTAGGAATCTGACAAAACCAAATTTTGGCCACTGTGATGTTAAGGATAGAAAAAAGAAGTTTAATCAGGTGATTTGGCTCTGTCTATTCCATACTACCTGAATGAGACCTCTGGAACATTACTTAACCACTCTGGGTCTCAGGTCTTGTGTCTGTAAAATGAAGTGAACAGGATGGTTTTTGAAATTTCTTCCTATTCTGACACTCTATGAATCATTGTCATTTTCTTTATGACTCTGACATCTAGATGATGGCCTGGACTTTCTATATTTAACTCATCAGAATCTATTTTTGCTACATGCCCTAAATAATGAATGGGATTCCTCAGTAAAACCAAACCTTACAAGGTCTGAGCAATAATGAGCTTCAGAATAATGATGGCTGAGCTGAGTGGGACAGCTATGctagtgactgagcactcacttcTCCCTGTAattggaataaaatgaaaacatcttttcTTCTACTTCAGCAAAGAAGAGATAGACTAATATTTTCAAAGGGAAGTTTACTAAAAGCTagggaaacaaaatagaaacaactgTTCCCCAAATAATAGTAATACAAAACTAAAATACTCATTTCtaaatataggaaataaaagcAGTGAAGAGTTTTTCTGAACTGAAATCTTATGTAAATAGTGACCTCCTGTCTCTGTGGTGCTATGGATTAATCCTGttaagacatgggttcaaatcctatATCTGCTGCTGAATCTTTTACCTGGGTGAAGTTACCAAAGCATATTGAGCCTTAATTTCTTCAcctctaaaatgagaataatcatACCTGCTATGGTCTGAATATTGATGTCCCCCAAATCCACCTGTTGACACCCTAACCCTGTAGGTAATGATATTTGGAGGAAGGGTCTTTGGGAGGTGCTTAGGTCATGCTTAGGTTAACCTCTAACTTGTTTCCAGATATTCTCTCTACCTCCTTGCTTTATTAGAGACTTCACTCTTCTTGTCCTAAAACTGGGAAGATTGCAAAATTTGATTTCTGAATCTCTTCCTCAGACTCCTTTAAGCCTGAACTGCACCACTGTGCTTATTTTGAAACCATGCAGATTGGTGCCACTATAAATTTCTGGTCATCAATATTAATGTATCAAAGAGACCCTTAGCTCAGGTCTTCCAGCTTGCTGGGTTTTCCTGCTCCATGGCAACTATTTCCAGCTGCTCATACTCCTGACTTTCTCCTGGGCCATCATTCTCAACAAATGATTTTGCTTCCTACTTCACAGAGAAATTAGAGGACATTAGTCAAGACTTTTTATTATGCCCTGTTAAGTCAGTCCTCATCCTTTCATCTTTGCCTGCTGTTATGTAGGAGAAGGCTAATGCCTCTGTTCCCTCATTGTCTGAATCCATCCCTTCCTACCTTCTCAAGAATCTTGCCATCTTAACTCTGCCCTCTATCTTTAATCTTGAAGTTCTCAATTACTAATCAGCATTTAAACATGCTCAAGCCTAATTCATTCAAGCAAGACTAAATAACTATAAAACCAAAAATCTTCACGTGATTCCGTTGTATAATAAAGACTTTGACCTTCTCAAAAAGAAGTATGTCCATCCCTGGCTCCTGGGAAGTAAATTCTGAGCTCTTGGAATTTCCCAAGTGATAAGACTGTCCTTGTCATTCAAAGCAGGCCCCTAGTACCATGTGAAATCAGCCCAATATCCTGGGAGTGGACAGCTGCAGACAGAGTTCAACCACATGGATgaccaatcaatcaatcaatcttaTCTACATAGTGAAGCTCCAATAAAAATTCTGATAGCACAGCTGGGTGAGCTTCACAGGTTGGCAGTACTCTGTGCATATTTTCACACATTAATACTGGGGAGGTAATACATCCTAAGAACAATGGAGGCTTCACCTATGACCCTCCCAAACTCTGTCCTACATATCATTTACTTTATTTAGCTGGTTCTAATTTGTATCCTTTCCCTGTAATAAACTATGAGTATAATAAGTTTCAATGAGCTCTGTGAATCTTTCTGATAAATTACTGAAGCTTACAGGTGTTTGGGGAACTCTCAAAGTTACAGTTGGTGTCAGAAGTGAGGGTGATTTTGTGTGGACTCTTCTAACTTTGTAGTTGAACTCCAACTCCTTGTATTAATAGTTGGGATGAGAAGTCTTAGACAGAGTTGGTAGTTTAAAGGACTATGTCCTCAACATTGCAGTTTGTGTAACTCGGGGCACCACATTCCTTTTCCAGCTATTATTGATGTTACTTTCCCCTTTTAGAGTCGAAACACGGTTTTTGGTTTGAAAAAATAATCCATTTAATTGAAAAACCTGGAGTACACTACCCCACTCCCCTGTTTAAGCGGGCTGAAGAGACCAGACCCCTGACATCATCATAACCACGTCGGATGACCTTCACGAGGCAGCAGGCAAAGACAATACCCAGGACCTCCATAAAGGCAATGCTCAAGCCCGTTGCAATCACCACTTTGCTCCTCAGCCAGCCCCCAGTCTTCACCACACAGCTTTCAGCATGCATCTCCTTTATGCTGAAATTAATCCCACAGCCTTTAGTGATGCTGACATAGTAGGAGCCAGGGATTTGCTTGGTCGTGAGCAGGATGTATTCCCGGTCTGTGTagttagctgccctgcagcactTAAAATGTTCTTGCATCCTGTCCATAATCGATGACATGTGATTGTTTTTTTGATAATTCTGTATCTGCTGCTGGAAGTCCTTATTAGATTCTGACATCACCTTATCTTTAAGCATATAGCCAGCAACGACTGCAACCACCTCTGCCAGCATGATTAGGGACAAGCAGATGGCAAGCATGATCATAAGACAGTAGTCCTTCTTCCAGGCCCCATAGCAGCCCACAAAGGCCACTAGGAAGAGGCATACACCCATTGCGATGATGACCACGGGCGCCAGGGATTCAGGGGTGGCCCCCCAGTTAGTGGTCTGATTCAGGTCGAGCTTGGCCCCTAAGCCCACAGCAATCAGTCCCACTGCACAGATGCAACAGGTCACCAGAAGAACATAGAGCAAGGCCTTGACACACTTCATTCCTCCTTCCACCACCATGGCTTCCAGGCTTGGGCTCCAGAAGGCTGTGCACGCTCTTGCCTTGGCTCAGGGGCTTTCTATATAGctaaaatttgggggaaaaatattATCTACAAAGTCCATCTCCATTTCCTTTCCTATTCATTCCTAACCCACAGCAACTGGTTTCTGCCCATATCATTCTGATGATATTCCCACATATCTCACCAATGAGCACCTTGTCACTAAATCCAATGGACAGTGACTTTCTCCTCTGATCTGTCAGAAACATTCATCACTCCATCTTTGAATGACTTATCTCTTGGCTTCTGTGATACCACATTTCCTGATTTCCCTCCTATCTCTGGCCACtacctctcagttttctttttggtaCCTCTTCCTCAACCCTGCCCCACATATTAACATTTTCTAGAGACTCTCTGAATGATTTCATGCACTAGTGAGTCCCAAACCTATAACTTAGCTTTAAACTCATCCTTAGCTTCATTCAAATACCAACatgtctgtgcatgcatgctaagttgcttcagtcttgtcctacattttgtgaccccatggactgtagcccaccaggctcctctgtccaggagattctttacgtaagaatactggagtgggttgccatgccctcctccaggggatcttcccgacccagggattaaacccacgtctcttttgtctcctgcactggcaggcaggttctttaccagtagcgccacctgggaagctcatcaaCATGTCTACTTGAATTTAAACTAGACTGTCTTCATTGCTCTAGTCCCAGAATATAGCATagtacctggcatatagtaggtactcagtaaatatttgttgagtgaaggaataaatgaattagtGTGCCATGTCTCACAGGAACTGAAGCTcaattttttcataattaaactCATCAATAGAGCCCAAACACACTCCTCTCCTGGAGTTTCTTGTCTCAAATAAATGGTGTCACCATCCTCTCTGTTGCCTAAGTTAGAAACCTGGGGAATCATactttaattttctctctccttcatctCCACATCCCATCCATCAAAAAGCTCTGTCAATTCTCACTTCCTTAAAATCCTTCATATCCATCTACTTCTGTCCACCTCACAGGCAATGCATTAATCCAGTCACTGCCATCCATTACAAGGATTACTCCAGcagcctccatattgttctccctTAGGTCTTACCCTTTCTACTCATTCTGCATATTTCAGCCAGTAATGTTTCTGGTTGGACCTCTCTTCTACAGTTAACCTATTGAGCATTGATTCTTTGATATTCTTATTATCTTGATTTTTATGcagtattttctttccattagCCCTCACATTCAATCAATTATCAACTCCTGCCCAACTGACATCCAGCATAATTTTGAGCCTTTCCTTCCCCTCCATTCCTCCATACTGCCACTGCCCTGATTTAAGCTTTTACATTTCCTCAGTAGGATATGACAAAAGTCTCCTAACAGATCTCCTTGCTTCTGGTCTTGCCTCATTAaaaatgtatccattcttccacCACAGTCAGAAACATTATCTATCATGACATCTGACTGCATCACTCTCTCTAAAACCTCAAATATTTCTCCACTGCTTATAAAAGAAAGTTTAAGCTTCTCAATATGGCATATAAAGCCCTCCATGACTTAGCCTCTGACTATCCTACAAGCTTACACCATTTTCCACTTAATACTTTATCCTTAAAGAAAACTTAATGACTTGTAGACACACACATAGAACATACAAGCCATGTTTTCCCCTTCATACCTTTGATAATGCTGTTTCTTTTTGTCTACAATGTTTTCCCCACCTTTCTTTGCTTAAGGGCCTCTTCTGAGACCCTACAATACCTTGAAAATGTCTCAGGTATTATCAGATACCATTATattgaaattaattatttaataccTGCACTCCACTAGACAGTTAGCTCTTCAAGGACAGGGACCGTATCCTTGGCAGCGAGCATTGTGACTTAAGCAAGCTGAGATTCTAACTTCTTGGGGAGCCAATAGAACTGTATAGCCAGTTCTCTTGGTAGTAGTTCAGTTGATTTTAGTCAGTGACTCTTGTAGATGGCAGGTACCTTTTGGGTCATTCAGTCCCACTTCCCCTCATAGGAAACTCCTCTACAATAGGGGccaaaataattcagttaaatGTGATAGAGCATTTCAACCTCAGACAGCTCTTATTTGTAATGTATACATATGGTCCcttctggtgaaagtgaaaattgataATACTTTCTTAGGAAATAATTTGGGAAcacatgtgtttatgtgtgtttttatttatatttttattcctaaaattTGTATATCTTTATTCCTAGCAATGTCTATTTCAGAAATCTCTTCTCAGAAAATTGTCCAAAAATCTGGAGAAAATTTATCACATAATAATGTTCATCATggttaaatggataaagaagatgtgagatacacacacacacacacacatatttacacacacacacatatacatacaatggaatattactcagccattaaaaaagaatgaaattttgccatttgcaacaacatggatctggagggtattatgctaagtgaagtatgtgagacagaggaagacaaatactgtatttgctttcacttatatgtaaaacaaaaaaaataaacaaatgaacataacaaaacagaaatagaatagaCTCAGatagagaacaagctagtggtcaccagtggggagaggggtgggacggAGAAGCAAGAcgggaaggggattaagaggtacaaactactaggtataaaataagatacaagaatataatgtacagcacagggaatatagtcaatattttataataactttaaatggggtataagctataaaaatatcaaatcactatgctgtacatctaaaactaatataactatatttcaataaaataaataaataataacattcaTCACAGAaatactcttagagaaaaactataaatagggagagcttccctcatagctcagtcagtaaagaatccacctgcaatgtaggaggcccaggttcaattcctggtttgggaagattccctggagaaggaaatggcaacccactccagtagtcttgcctgggaaatcccattaacagaggagcctggcatgctacagtccatggggttgcaagagtcagacacgacataaTGACTAAACCATAAATAGGGAAAAGTAGGAGAATTGTTAAGTAAATTATGTTACATTCATAAAGTAGAATTTAAATTAAGTGATTTTAAGTGAAAAGTCAAGGTATAAATTTGCTTAGTCAATATAATAGtatgtatacaaaaaaaaagatgtttagaaaaaaatactgaaaagaaataGTTGATGATTGTGATTGATAGTGTCCTCATTTTACCTCCAAATTTTTCTACAGTAAGCGTGGATTATTTTTACAATAAGAAAAATTgcaggttttgttttattttgatttttgttaagTTTTGTTGCTATTGTCTCAAGGAAACTATCACTACTCTCTCAAAAAACAAGTTTCTGGTCTTGGAATTCTCTGACTTCTGAGTCACTTCTCTCTTGCTACTGTGTTTCCACAATTTATCTCCTAAATACAGCCCAGCACACCCAAAAGAGTAGAGTACTTATTTGTGTTCCCTTCCTCATTCCTCTTTGTGCTCACACCCTTGTTACTCTTGCCTCACAGCAATTCAGAGTACACCAGCCTCATCCTTTCTTCCATAAAGGCTGTGGTTTTATGCTTGGTCTACATCCCCAGCAGGGTTGACTAAATTACAGTTCCTGATTTGAAGGGTCTCATATCCCTGCTAAGAGAGCTGTGcatgataaatagaaaaataagggTGTGCACAAGACAACCAAATTAAAAGGAAGAGATTGGTGCTCTCTTTCTGAAGGTATCAGAAAGGCTTCTTTGTATAAATGGATGCAGGAAGCCTCAACATTTTCTCCCTTAGAATCACAGCCTTCTAGCTAATACAAGtgtttcttattttacagatgggaatgCTGATGTACTCTGAATTCAAGTGATGTGATCAAGGTTTCATAATGAATTAGTAACATAACCCAGGACTAGAACTCAGGCTTTATGACTACCATGACCACGCTTTCCAGTGTTCTACAACTCAGCTTACTAACAAGAGGACAGCTGCTTTCTCAAGATTTTCAAAATAAGAGCCCATaacccaaagcaaaacaaaagcagcaacaaaaacaaagtagGATCTGCAGAAactaatgaaaacagaaacactctAGTTTCTGTTTTGGGGAAAGAGTAGGGACTCTGAGAACTACTTTGACCCTGAGGTTATTTCCAGAGGGCAtattggaaaaacaaacaagtcaATTACTATTTTGACTCCAATTAtctgggaaaaaaattttaaactattgcCTCCTTTCATCTCTTGAATGCTGTTGACTAAAGGAGTTGCTGATTAGAGCTGTTAGTCAGGAATGCTGAGCAGCTCCGGGCAAGGACCCTGCATTCCAGGCTGACCGTGCCCGACCAGGAACAGCAGGGTGAAAAGAAGCACTGAGCACACAttcccaactctttgctaccctctGGCAAACAGACTGTGTTTACTTAGATTGCTATAAAAGGTATTTATCTAATTAGAGAGTGTTTCCCCCCTTTTATTAGTAAGCAATTAGACCACACTTTAGTACATTAAGGAGGTTTTGTAAATCCAACTGCAAGCATATAAATTCTGTAATTGTGTAATTGTATATTGGGCACAAAACCAcggattttcttctattttggcttgaccattttttaaagcaatttaggGTTTTCTAAGCTAATGCTTATGTGGCGAATGTTTTTTTAAAGCCTAGGCTAATACATATAATTTAGCCATTCTCTGG from Bubalus bubalis isolate 160015118507 breed Murrah chromosome X, NDDB_SH_1, whole genome shotgun sequence encodes the following:
- the LOC102404247 gene encoding CD63 antigen yields the protein MVVEGGMKCVKALLYVLLVTCCICAVGLIAVGLGAKLDLNQTTNWGATPESLAPVVIIAMGVCLFLVAFVGCYGAWKKDYCLMIMLAICLSLIMLAEVVAVVAGYMLKDKVMSESNKDFQQQIQNYQKNNHMSSIMDRMQEHFKCCRAANYTDREYILLTTKQIPGSYYVSITKGCGINFSIKEMHAESCVVKTGGWLRSKVVIATGLSIAFMEVLGIVFACCLVKVIRRGYDDVRGLVSSARLNRGVG